The Halobacteriovoraceae bacterium genome includes a region encoding these proteins:
- the secF gene encoding protein translocase subunit SecF has translation MIDFAPKKQFNFASMFGMTSTVSSILVVLSLIALFSNMKYGVDFSGGAEIQVKFNEKVPMGDIRKLMDREGLKGTQVQSIGEANENEVLLKLQGDETNLNQISEQVQQALAKNFSESGANIRKVDIVGPKAGSSLRLSGFQAMAWALIAIMIYIGLRFDFKYSPGAIIALFHDVSIILGIFAITGTEFTLQVVAALLAVIGYSVNDTVIVYDRVREHEQKLPEGKLSDHINLAVNETLSRTILTSGTTLFVSLSMFFFGGQAIRGFFFAITLGVIIGTYSSIFIAAPITLFFDRLKNKSA, from the coding sequence ATGATTGATTTCGCACCAAAAAAACAATTTAATTTTGCATCCATGTTTGGGATGACTTCGACTGTTTCATCAATACTTGTTGTACTTTCACTTATCGCTCTTTTCTCCAATATGAAATACGGAGTAGACTTTAGTGGTGGTGCAGAAATACAAGTAAAATTCAATGAAAAAGTACCCATGGGTGATATTAGAAAACTCATGGATAGAGAAGGGTTAAAAGGTACTCAAGTCCAGTCCATTGGAGAGGCCAATGAAAATGAAGTCCTCTTAAAGTTACAAGGGGATGAAACAAATTTGAATCAAATTTCTGAACAAGTTCAGCAAGCACTCGCAAAAAATTTCTCAGAATCGGGTGCAAATATTAGAAAGGTTGATATCGTTGGTCCCAAGGCCGGATCATCCTTGAGATTGTCTGGATTTCAGGCCATGGCATGGGCCCTCATTGCGATTATGATCTACATTGGACTAAGGTTTGACTTCAAGTATTCACCTGGCGCCATTATTGCCTTATTTCATGACGTAAGTATAATTCTCGGTATCTTTGCTATCACTGGCACAGAATTTACTCTACAAGTTGTAGCTGCTTTACTTGCTGTGATAGGTTATTCAGTCAACGATACGGTTATTGTCTATGATAGAGTTCGAGAACATGAGCAAAAACTCCCGGAGGGCAAACTCTCTGATCACATAAATTTGGCCGTGAATGAAACCCTATCCCGTACAATATTGACTTCTGGAACGACGTTGTTTGTTTCTTTATCGATGTTCTTTTTTGGAGGACAGGCCATCCGAGGCTTTTTCTTTGCAATTACATTAGGTGTTATAATTGGAACATATTCTTCAATTTTTATTGCAGCACCCATTACTTTATTTTTTGATAGACTGAAAAATAAATCGGCCTAA
- the secD gene encoding protein translocase subunit SecD, producing the protein MKRSWWTRFIFLLLFTCLSIAAILPTIFDFNENNNNYFISSKINLGLDLQGGLYMVLGIDFKKVYKDEVATYAKKIVDLLGDYETKAEIGKLDLADPLDPKHTINLLDPNKLKQAVDQIKKSFPGLLRITGENAGEIQFALSNVLKTQIEEQSVTKSIEVIRNRIDEFGVTEPEIVSQGNDRIVVALPGVKDIEQAKSLIGKTAQLTFRVVNDNVGLGEINTWLTKAKEAGIEYKKGEKFSNYLDKLNSFLKDDLPKGFSLAFKKTLSRLNNSVENMEPFVLNNDVKLTGDLLQDAFTTFGQEGMPIVSLSFKTRGSKVFEELTGNNIGKRLAIVLDGNVYSAPSIRSRISGNAQIELGRGNTQQILKEARELAMVLRAGALPVQLDFLEQRTVGPSLGHDSIEKARLASIIGCALVFIFICFYYKISGFIALTTLALNVLFILAALVGLEATLTLPGIAGIALTIGMAVDANIIVYERIREEVRKGVGNYKAVENGFAQAFWTVLDANFTTAMAGICLINFGTGPIRGFAVTLLIGIAATVYTSYFVGKMLFELYMNKVEGEDLSI; encoded by the coding sequence ATGAAGAGAAGCTGGTGGACTCGTTTTATTTTTTTATTACTTTTTACATGCCTATCCATCGCGGCCATCTTGCCAACAATTTTTGATTTTAATGAAAATAATAACAATTATTTCATATCCTCCAAGATAAATTTGGGCCTTGATTTACAAGGTGGGTTGTATATGGTTCTTGGGATCGACTTCAAAAAAGTTTATAAGGATGAGGTCGCTACATACGCTAAAAAAATTGTAGACCTCTTAGGAGATTATGAAACTAAAGCAGAAATAGGAAAACTAGATTTGGCCGATCCTCTTGATCCTAAACATACTATAAACCTTCTAGATCCAAACAAACTTAAACAAGCTGTAGACCAAATTAAAAAATCATTTCCAGGTTTGCTGAGAATAACTGGTGAAAATGCTGGAGAAATACAATTTGCACTCTCAAATGTACTTAAAACACAAATTGAGGAGCAATCTGTAACGAAGTCGATTGAAGTTATTCGTAACAGAATCGATGAATTTGGTGTCACCGAACCTGAAATTGTTTCTCAAGGAAATGATCGTATCGTTGTCGCGCTACCTGGTGTTAAGGATATTGAACAGGCCAAATCCCTTATCGGTAAAACTGCTCAGTTAACGTTTAGGGTAGTCAATGATAATGTCGGCCTTGGTGAAATTAATACTTGGCTAACCAAAGCAAAAGAAGCCGGAATTGAATATAAAAAAGGTGAAAAGTTTTCTAATTACCTTGATAAATTAAATTCTTTCTTAAAAGATGATTTACCAAAAGGTTTTAGCCTTGCTTTCAAAAAAACTTTATCTAGGTTGAATAACAGCGTTGAAAACATGGAACCTTTTGTTCTCAATAATGATGTAAAACTCACTGGAGATCTGCTGCAAGATGCATTTACAACTTTCGGACAGGAAGGAATGCCAATCGTTTCATTGTCTTTTAAAACCCGTGGTAGTAAAGTTTTCGAAGAATTGACAGGTAACAATATAGGCAAACGTTTAGCAATAGTATTAGATGGTAATGTTTATTCAGCTCCATCAATTAGATCAAGGATTTCAGGAAATGCACAAATCGAATTAGGTCGAGGCAACACTCAACAAATTCTTAAAGAGGCCAGGGAACTTGCAATGGTTCTTAGGGCCGGTGCTCTTCCTGTGCAACTAGATTTTCTTGAGCAAAGAACCGTTGGACCAAGTTTAGGGCATGACTCTATAGAGAAAGCTCGATTGGCATCAATCATCGGTTGTGCACTTGTATTTATTTTCATTTGCTTTTACTACAAAATTTCTGGATTCATCGCCCTTACAACATTGGCCCTCAACGTGCTTTTCATTTTGGCCGCACTCGTCGGACTAGAGGCCACTCTCACTTTACCAGGTATTGCAGGGATTGCCCTTACTATCGGTATGGCCGTTGATGCCAATATTATTGTCTATGAGAGAATTCGTGAAGAAGTACGAAAAGGTGTGGGAAATTATAAGGCCGTTGAAAATGGTTTCGCACAGGCATTCTGGACCGTTCTAGACGCTAACTTTACAACCGCCATGGCCGGTATCTGCCTTATAAATTTTGGTACAGGCCCTATTAGAGGTTTTGCTGTGACATTACTCATTGGAATAGCCGCCACTGTGTATACCTCATATTTCGTAGGAAAAATGCTCTTTGAATTGTACATGAACAAAGTTGAAGGTGAAGACCTAAGTATTTAA
- a CDS encoding twin-arginine translocase TatA/TatE family subunit — protein sequence MFGLGAGEILIIFALALIFIGPKKLPELAKSLGRAVSDFQKAKYDLLDDVGKGQDLIEEPKEKKQS from the coding sequence ATGTTTGGTCTTGGCGCTGGAGAGATTCTCATTATTTTTGCATTGGCACTTATTTTCATTGGTCCAAAAAAATTACCAGAACTTGCCAAAAGCCTTGGTAGGGCCGTCTCTGACTTTCAGAAGGCAAAATATGACCTTCTGGATGATGTTGGTAAAGGCCAGGATCTTATTGAAGAACCTAAGGAAAAAAAACAGTCTTAG
- the yajC gene encoding preprotein translocase subunit YajC, with the protein MLEFIISSAMAEEATKAAAQNPNPIMQFAPFILVFVIFYFLMLRPQKKKMEEEKQLLESLKAGDEVYTKSGIIGEIKGLTNKIATIETTEGVKIKILRSQIGGLAKTIFGQENNTAKS; encoded by the coding sequence ATGTTAGAGTTCATTATTTCAAGTGCAATGGCCGAAGAGGCCACAAAAGCTGCGGCCCAAAATCCCAATCCCATTATGCAATTTGCCCCATTTATCTTAGTTTTTGTCATTTTTTATTTTCTCATGCTTAGGCCACAGAAGAAAAAAATGGAAGAAGAAAAACAATTACTCGAATCCCTTAAGGCCGGTGATGAAGTCTATACAAAATCAGGTATTATTGGCGAAATTAAAGGGCTCACCAATAAAATAGCTACAATTGAAACTACTGAAGGTGTAAAAATTAAAATTCTTCGTTCTCAAATAGGAGGACTGGCCAAAACGATATTTGGGCAGGAAAATAACACAGCAAAGAGTTAA
- the tgt gene encoding tRNA guanosine(34) transglycosylase Tgt, protein MQFFKLQAQSGQARAGLIKTNHGEIETPIFMPVGTRASVKTLWQNELEDLGAQIILGNTYHLYLRPGHELIEEVAGDLHGFMSWNKPILTDSGGYQVYSLSDINKISEEGVIFQSHIDGSRHLIGPEKSMEIQKALGSDIVMAFDECPALPASKDKLRVSMELTLRWAKRCKEYPLKEHQFLFGIIQGGLFKDLRTECLERLDEMDFPGLALGGLSVGEKNDEMVEFLTSFTPLMPSHKPRYLMGVGTPLDILNGIKAGIDMFDCVLPTRNARNGQFLTKYGPLNIKKLVFSKDTNAPDPDCSCRVCVRYSRSYIRHLYTVGEYLAGQMISYHNIHFYLNMMREARQSIQNDSFDLFYQQFYKDYTSNKYR, encoded by the coding sequence ATGCAATTTTTTAAACTTCAGGCACAAAGTGGTCAGGCCAGGGCAGGACTTATTAAAACGAATCATGGTGAGATTGAAACCCCAATTTTTATGCCAGTTGGTACGAGGGCCAGTGTGAAAACATTATGGCAAAACGAACTAGAGGATCTTGGTGCACAAATCATCCTTGGAAATACATATCATCTTTACCTTCGTCCTGGACATGAACTTATCGAAGAAGTTGCAGGCGACTTACATGGATTTATGAGTTGGAATAAACCTATTCTAACTGATAGTGGAGGCTATCAAGTATATTCATTATCAGATATTAACAAAATATCAGAAGAAGGTGTCATTTTTCAGTCTCATATCGATGGTTCTAGACATTTAATTGGGCCTGAAAAATCTATGGAAATTCAAAAGGCGTTGGGTAGTGATATTGTCATGGCATTCGATGAATGCCCCGCTCTACCGGCCAGTAAAGATAAATTAAGGGTAAGTATGGAGCTTACTCTTCGATGGGCAAAAAGATGTAAAGAGTATCCTTTAAAAGAACATCAGTTTCTTTTTGGAATCATTCAAGGTGGACTTTTTAAAGATTTAAGAACTGAGTGCCTGGAGAGATTAGATGAGATGGACTTTCCTGGTTTAGCATTAGGTGGACTATCTGTTGGTGAAAAAAACGATGAAATGGTTGAATTTTTAACTAGCTTCACACCGCTAATGCCTTCTCATAAACCAAGATACCTCATGGGAGTTGGAACGCCTTTGGATATACTTAATGGAATCAAGGCCGGAATCGATATGTTTGATTGTGTATTACCCACAAGAAATGCTCGAAATGGTCAGTTTTTAACAAAGTATGGGCCACTAAATATTAAGAAACTAGTTTTTAGTAAAGACACAAATGCGCCAGATCCCGATTGTAGTTGTAGAGTTTGTGTTCGGTATTCGCGTTCTTATATACGACATTTATATACAGTAGGTGAATATTTAGCTGGTCAGATGATTTCATATCACAATATTCATTTTTATTTAAATATGATGAGAGAAGCGCGTCAATCAATTCAAAATGATTCATTTGACCTTTTTTACCAACAATTTTATAAAGATTACACATCGAATAAGTATCGCTAA
- the queA gene encoding tRNA preQ1(34) S-adenosylmethionine ribosyltransferase-isomerase QueA codes for MADLLLDSYDYALPPELIAIRPLARRDNSKLLVFFQKNNEILHTTFSELPNILQKNDLIVRNQSEVFSCRIKARKKSGGSVEIFFLTPFANKSGEFRALLKSNGKKRIGDTLYAHELTFVINGRNEYGEFFLKNAQNDLSDFLKKHGLVPIPPYIRKGAADFNDEQDYQTHFAKYTGSVAAPTAGLHYTKHLDQKLLDKGIEIANVTLHVGPGTFSPVSSTHLTDHKMHTEEYFIEKKDLEKIREHRGRIIANGTTTLRVLESIYNQEILPDTIYSTNIFLHPGKDIKSVDGLITNFHLPKSTLLILVSCLIGREKTLELYSEAIKQKYRFYSYGDAMLILR; via the coding sequence ATGGCCGACTTACTGCTTGATTCATACGACTACGCCCTTCCTCCTGAATTAATTGCCATTAGACCACTGGCCCGTAGAGATAATTCTAAACTTCTTGTCTTTTTTCAAAAAAATAATGAGATCCTGCATACAACATTCTCTGAATTACCAAATATCTTACAAAAAAACGATCTCATTGTGAGAAATCAGTCAGAAGTCTTCTCCTGCAGAATAAAGGCCAGAAAAAAAAGTGGTGGAAGTGTTGAAATATTTTTTCTAACTCCTTTTGCAAATAAATCTGGAGAATTCAGGGCGCTTTTGAAATCTAATGGAAAAAAAAGAATAGGCGATACTCTATATGCACATGAATTGACCTTTGTCATTAATGGGAGAAATGAGTATGGGGAGTTTTTCCTAAAAAACGCACAGAATGATCTCTCTGATTTTTTAAAAAAACATGGACTTGTTCCTATTCCTCCTTACATCAGAAAAGGTGCAGCTGATTTTAATGACGAGCAAGATTATCAGACCCATTTTGCTAAGTACACTGGATCAGTTGCTGCTCCCACAGCTGGACTGCACTACACTAAACATCTAGATCAAAAATTATTAGACAAGGGTATTGAGATCGCAAATGTCACTTTGCATGTAGGGCCAGGCACATTTTCTCCTGTAAGTTCTACTCATTTAACTGATCATAAAATGCACACTGAAGAATACTTTATAGAAAAAAAAGATTTGGAAAAAATCCGAGAGCATAGAGGAAGAATAATTGCAAATGGAACCACAACGCTAAGAGTATTAGAGTCAATTTACAATCAAGAAATCCTCCCAGATACTATCTATTCAACTAATATATTTCTACATCCAGGCAAAGATATAAAATCTGTTGATGGACTTATTACTAATTTTCATCTACCAAAATCAACATTACTAATACTCGTTAGTTGTTTGATTGGTAGAGAAAAAACCTTAGAACTCTATTCAGAGGCCATAAAACAAAAATATCGCTTTTATTCCTATGGCGATGCTATGTTGATTTTGAGGTGA
- a CDS encoding aspartate/glutamate racemase family protein — translation MKIALFDSGLGGLSVLNELNKYSYGFEIFYFADKEFHPYGQLKESQLIERTNNIAHHFYKIKADLIVVACNTATVNCISSLRVNYKIPFVGVEPYLNIVKHKKTNSVCLLATKRTCESPTLINKIKDTDIFIHPCLNLASAIEKFLIDQNYADLQAIIREDLSTVKGHFSDYILGCTHYGLIKDELENFLGGICHSTEIPVVKQILKILNFNSVQSYKENTIFFKEVLSDKWTTLRNNQFVARAALKSFVN, via the coding sequence ATGAAAATTGCTCTATTCGATTCAGGTCTTGGTGGGTTGTCCGTTTTAAATGAATTAAATAAATATTCATATGGTTTTGAAATTTTCTATTTTGCTGATAAAGAATTTCATCCCTACGGCCAATTAAAAGAATCACAACTAATTGAAAGAACTAATAATATTGCGCATCATTTCTATAAAATTAAAGCTGATTTGATTGTGGTGGCCTGTAACACGGCAACGGTCAATTGCATTTCATCACTACGAGTTAATTATAAAATTCCCTTTGTAGGAGTTGAACCCTATCTCAATATAGTTAAACACAAAAAAACTAATTCAGTATGTTTATTGGCCACGAAAAGGACTTGTGAATCGCCTACTTTAATTAATAAAATCAAAGATACCGATATTTTTATACATCCCTGTTTAAATCTAGCGAGTGCAATTGAAAAATTTTTGATAGATCAAAATTATGCAGATTTACAAGCGATAATTAGAGAAGATCTATCAACTGTCAAAGGACACTTTAGTGACTACATCTTAGGATGTACTCATTATGGCCTGATTAAGGATGAGCTCGAAAATTTTCTAGGGGGAATTTGTCACTCTACGGAAATACCTGTTGTTAAGCAAATTTTAAAAATACTGAATTTTAATTCTGTTCAATCTTATAAAGAAAATACGATATTCTTCAAAGAAGTACTTTCTGACAAATGGACGACATTAAGAAATAATCAATTTGTCGCCAGAGCGGCACTAAAGAGTTTTGTAAATTGA
- a CDS encoding ParA family protein has translation MGFFGKRKIIDSETINEKMGKVITFLNQKGGVGKTTLAFNTAHALAKKGARVLCIDMDPQANLSLLFEVDCDLNEQKNIHHLLLNSIRELKVLHTSNNFADVVVRGEVDLLPAGQELSGFELSVAGISAPRQLILKKFIEKNHLLNMYDYIVIDCPPTLGLLVVNVLCAAQGIMVPFRPDDFSRKGLSHFYEVLEDIEDMGITEGPQVLAHIPNLVEIRRKQESDDLERITNELKEEFGHDNIVSPMPNRIHLMKSQSARKSVYEFHTKDFKQLQNQFDELANIITDWNR, from the coding sequence ATGGGATTCTTCGGTAAACGTAAAATCATTGACAGTGAAACCATTAATGAAAAAATGGGGAAAGTAATAACTTTTCTCAATCAGAAAGGTGGAGTTGGAAAAACCACACTGGCCTTCAATACTGCTCATGCTCTGGCCAAAAAAGGCGCAAGAGTGCTTTGTATTGATATGGATCCTCAGGCCAATCTATCTCTTCTTTTTGAAGTGGATTGCGATTTGAATGAACAAAAAAATATTCATCACTTGCTTTTGAACTCAATTCGAGAACTCAAAGTACTCCATACAAGTAATAATTTTGCTGACGTCGTCGTTAGAGGTGAGGTTGATCTACTTCCCGCTGGACAAGAGTTATCTGGATTTGAATTATCAGTTGCAGGTATCTCTGCTCCACGACAACTTATTCTTAAGAAATTTATCGAAAAAAATCATCTCTTAAACATGTATGATTATATAGTAATTGACTGTCCTCCAACTTTAGGACTTCTTGTAGTTAACGTTCTTTGTGCGGCCCAGGGAATTATGGTCCCATTTCGGCCGGATGATTTCTCAAGAAAAGGACTATCACACTTCTATGAGGTTTTAGAAGACATTGAGGATATGGGAATAACTGAAGGCCCACAGGTTCTTGCTCACATTCCGAATTTAGTTGAGATTCGGCGAAAGCAAGAAAGTGATGATCTAGAACGAATAACAAATGAATTAAAAGAAGAGTTTGGCCATGACAACATCGTCTCTCCAATGCCCAATAGAATTCATCTTATGAAATCTCAATCCGCACGCAAGTCAGTTTATGAGTTTCATACTAAAGATTTTAAACAACTCCAAAACCAATTTGACGAATTGGCCAATATAATTACAGACTGGAACCGCTAA